Genomic DNA from Candidatus Nitronereus thalassa:
GTCGTCGACTTGATTCTGCGAGGCGAAGGCGTACTTGAAGGAGTCGTGGTCAATAACTCCACGGCTGAATGGGTCGGTCATGACCGGATTCATGTTGACCCCATTGCCTTGGAATCTAAAATCGTGGTGGATGCCACAGGCCATGATGCCATCATCGTTGAACTACTGAATAAGCGGGGACTCTATCAGTCAGTTCCCGGAAATGGAGGCATGTGGGTTGCACGTTCGGAGGCGATGGTTGTAGAAAATACACGAGAGGTTTTCCCCAATTGTTTTGTTACGGGGCTCGCAGTTGCCGCCGTCGATGGTTCTCCACGCATGGGACCTGCGTTTGGATCCATGCTCTTATCCGGTCGACGTGCTGCCGAATTGGTCTATCGGAAATTGAAAGGGGAATAAGCACTACCCTCATTAGTCTTCAGAGGAATAATGAATATCCAAGATTTTGTTCAACAGGGGGAAGGACTCCAAGAAGATAAAATGACCGCATGGGATTTATTCCAGCAAGCCTATGATCATCAGATGAAAGGGAAGCTGGATGAGGCAATCAAGTTATATCAACGGTCCATCGACACCTTCCCCACAGCAGAGGCGCATACGTTTCTAGGGTGGACCTATAGTTTCATGGGGCAACTTCATGAAGCCATAGAGGAATGTCATCGCGCCATTGCCACAGATCCGGACTTCGGCAATCCCTATAATGATATTGGCGCCTACCTCATTGAACTGGATCAACTTGACGAAGCCATCCCCTGGTTGGAAAAGGCTACTAAAGCCAAACGCTATGAAAGCCCGGCCTTCCCGCATATGAACCTCGGCCGAATCTACGAAAAACAAGGAGACTGGGATCACGCGATTGACTGCTATAAAACGGCCGTCACTTTGAATCCCAAGTATGAATCAGCCAAGCGGGCGATGATGCGGCTCATTACATTGATGAACTGAACTCCCGCGATATCCACCATTTTTTCCCAAACAGGACTCATGACATATGGATTCTCCCAAAACCGTTCTCGTGGCCGTGAGTGATGTATTTTTTTATACAAAAATTCGCGATGCCTTTAAACCAGCTGGCTTTACCCTGCAACGCATAAAATCAGAGACAGATGTCGAAGCAAAAGCCATAGAGCTTCATCCTGTCGCAATCGTGTTGGATATGAATGATCCGAGACTCAACGGCAAGCAAGCCTTACAAACACTAAAAGGGCACCCAGAGCTCAAACATATTCCGGTGCTAGCATTTGCCAATCACGAAGAAGTGGATACTTGGCGGGCGGCAAAAGAATTGGGAATCGACAAGATCGTCTCACGGAACGAATTTTCTTCCCGAACCTTGGCGCTTCTCGAAGAAGTCACCAAGCAAGTGTCGTCATGAAGCACTCACCCCTCCATTCACAGCATCAATCGTTAGGGGCCCAGATTGAACCCGTTGGGGAATGGGAAATGTCGGCCCATTACGGAAACCCCATCGCAGAACACCTCGCGGTACGAAAAGACGTGGGTCTGGCTGACCTTTCCCATCGGGGCTTACTCCAAGTCACAGGGAACGATCGAGTTTCCTGGCTCCAAAGCATCATCAGCAACGACATTCTTCCCTTACAGACTGGGCAATGGCTCTATTCTAGCTTTATGTCCCATAAGGGAAAGATATTGAGTTATTTCCGCGTATACTGTCTTGAAGAATTTCTCTTGGTGGAAGACACAGGAGAAGTCGGGGATACTACGTTTCAAACCTTCAGAAAGTTTTTGCTGTATGGCACCAAAGCCAAAATGAAAAGTTGTAGCGAAACGTGGGGCCTATTGTTAGTGAGTGGCCCCAAAGCGCCTCAGTTGATTAGCCGTGCATTTGGCATAGACGCCTCAAACCTCAAGATCCACTCTTTTCTCAAACATGACTTTAATGGCCAACAACTGCTTATCGCCAAAACAGAAGAAACTGGCGAACACGATTTCGAATTATTTGCTCCCTTCGATGTCCTCCCTGCCGTATGGGAACAAGTCTGGGCTTCTGGGACACCTCTCGGCCTTCACGCCTTTGGCACTCAGACAAGAGAAACCCTCCGCATCGAAGCAGGCATTCCCAAACTTGGACCGGATTTGAATGAACAGATTGTTCCACCTGAAGCCAACTTGGAAGGCAAGGCCTTTAGCTTGACCAAAGGTTGCTATCCCGGGCAAGAAGTCGTAGCCCGCATGGACACCTATGGTTCCGTGAAGCGGCGGCTGGTCGGATTAGTCATTGAAACTCCCGTGAATCAAGTTCCCTCTCCTGGAACAAAAATTTACAAAGGAGATCGTGAAGTCGGCTGGATCAGCAGCGCCACATATTCTCCTTCCCTTCAAAAAACCATTGCCTTGGCTTTCCCATTACGGGATTTCACCATTCCCAAAACGGAATTATCCATCGCCCATGATCAACACCATTATCCAGCCTTCGTTCAGCCACTTCCCTTTTATCCAGCTCGCTAAATTTCGAACTTTTTTTCTTTAGCAGTAAGCAAAAAAAAATCCCCTCCTGAGTTTCCAGGAGGGGATTTTTTTGACCGCTTCTCAGACCAAAGCTAATTATTCTGGGTGACGCGCCGCCGAGATAGCCCCAACGATTTCCAGCAAAGCGCCTTCTCGTTCTGGATCGTCTAATGACACCAGAAGATGCGATTCTTCTCCATGCGTGATTGTTAGAGAAACAAACGGCTTTTCTTGGGCTTTTAATTTATCCCCACTCACCCCTACACCACCTTCATCTTTCCAGACACCATACTGGATTTGGATTTTCTCCAAGTCCTTGAGGGAAAAAATGTCGTATCGAAAATAATCATCACCAATCACCATATCGAAGGCGACATTTCCCGAAGTCAGGGCCACCGCATTAAACCGTCCCTGATCTTCATATCCATGCGGAAGACCAGCATTTATGTAGAGATGGGCGACCTTTCGTCCACCAAGGGCCAAATTTACTTTTTTCTTCATGGCCTGATAGTCAATTTGTAATGGCCGCTCATCCTCGTCTGTGGAAGCCAGCGCGGCAGCCTGTAATTTTTCGAACACTTCATCGGCTGTTAACATGCAAACTGCTCCTTTCCCAATCTTTAACTTTTCTGGACTCACTCAACTCGCTGAGTACGATAGCGGGTCGCCAAGCGGAAACGCAAGTATCCAGATTCCGTTAAACCTAAGCCCTCCACAACGGTCATCTTGGGTATTCGTATGAATATTGGACTCTATAAATAAGGAAAAATTTTCAAACGGGCACCATAGCCAACCGTGCCTCAACGCGTAATTTGCAAACACTGTAGACGGTTCGGCATACTGGAATTTGGTAGATATTATTATTGAGGGAGTCGATCCATGAGTGACCAGCTTTGTATGATTGATGGTTGCACCAATCGAGCCTATGCCCCCTCGGGTACAGGGCAATTGTGCAAAGACCACTTTACCAACTTCGTCCGATGGCGACGAAAAAAAGGCGGGATGGGAATGTTCCGGAAGTATAACAGCATGACCATGGAAGAACGGGATAACATTGTTCTGGAATGGGGCAAAACCCTATCGGTCGGATAAATCAACTCTGGAGGGGAATGGCCCTCGTCTTCACCAGCATTACTCCATCAACGGCGAGCCATGGTGATGGATCATCTTCCAGCCTTCGTCAAACCGTTCGAATAAATTTGTCGCCACCACCCGACTATTTTGCGTATCGTCTCCATGGCGGCTCGTGATATTTTCAGTACAAATCACCCAAGCTAAATCCCCCGCCACTTGGACCTGAAGCTCCGTGAGTGAGAATGCCATCGAAAACACATTATTAAAGATCACCACCCAAGAATCTCGAACTAGCGGCCATCCCACGCGAATACTCCAACCCGGATGAATACAGGTCACGTATTCCTGATGCGCCCAAATTCCATCCATTTTCATAATATCCAAACATTCAAACGCTCCATAGAAATCTTCATTGGCGCGCGTGACTTCTTCAATCCGCTCTTTCAACATTAATCGATATCCTTTCTACAAACACCTTATCGTCGAATCGATGGGGATAGACTCAACCTTTTCTTCTTAGATCATCATCCCATCCTGGTTTCCTTTGGGCAACCCCTGGAGCCATGTTGCTGGTTGCTCGTCGCTAGTGGCTGGTGACAAATAAAAAGGGGCCCAATACTTATCGCAGTTTAAAGTTTCATTTATTCTCGCAAAATTGTCCTGGGCTTGGTAAATGAGTAGCTGCGGAATCTAATTCCTCCCCTCCTTTTGTTTCGCAGATCAGTAGGAAGACCGGGGGAGGGCACGATAAGATCTTTTAGCTACCAAAGGGAATACGCTCACGAAGTTGAGGATCTCGTGACCAGCCACACACCACTGAGGACCAGGATAATACCGATTATTTTCACGACATCGAAGGATTCCCCTAAAATAATGAGGGACAACAGAAGCGATGACACCGGAATCAAATTTATAAACACCCCTGCCCTTGAGGGACCAATTCCCGACACTCCATACAACCAAGCCTGTTGCCCCAGGGCCGTGGCAAATACCACGACATACACCAAGGCCATCCAACCAGAAGCCGAGACACTCGCAAGGCCAACATCCAAGACTTTATGATCGGTCCAAAGAAGAGGAATTTGGATCAGGATTGAAATGAGCAGCGTTGTCCAGTTAACCGTAAGAGGCGTCATCCGCTCCATGACGTGCCGGCTGCCTATGGTATAAAGGGCCCAGCTGACCAAAGCGAGAACCACCAAAATACCACCCAGCAATGGCTTGTCCCCTGGATCCCCGGACGCATTTCCTCCGGAAACTATGGCCACCCCTACGAACGAAATCGCACATCCTACCCAAACCCGACTAAACGGTACGTCCTTGAGAAATAATGAGGACAATACGGCGGTAATGGTGGGGCTTGCTCCAATAATGACACCAGCAGCGCCAGCATCGATAAACTGCAACCCATACAATATCAGTAAATGATTCCCTAGGACCCCCATACCCAACGCCGACAAGATCCCAATATCCTTAAAGGCCCATTTCGTGGAAGCCTGGTCTTTCCACCACCATAATGGAATGAGGATACCTAACGCCCCAATGCCTCTGAAGACTGAAACTTCCACGGCCGAAAAGGCACCTAAGGCCACTTTTTGCGCCACAATCGATCCCCCCCAAACCACGGCAGCGGTAATTAAGGCCGCATAGGCCGCTGATTCGCGTGGACCAGACATACTGTAATCCTTTGAAAGAGATTTATCAGGATTCTACCTGATGTGATAGGCTGGAAAAGTCAGACCAGATTTGCCATGCTATGCCAATGAAAGGGTCCTGAGGCAACTTCTATTTTGCACTCTCAAACTTCTCACCAAACTCAACCCTGGATGGACCCTCCCACACCCTTGACTCTTCCACAAGGGGAAGTTCATGTGTGGCGCGGAATTGTAGACCTTCCTCCTTCCCGCCTTCAAGTTTACCAAGAGAGCCTGAGCAGGGAAGAACAGGAACGAGCTCAGCGGTTTCGTTTTCTCCAACATCAAACTCGGTTCATTTCGACACGGGGAGTGTTGAGATCCCTACTCGGGCACTATCTCACTTTGGCTCCGCAGGAAATCGAATTAGATTCAAGTCCTCAGGGCAAACCCTTTGTGGCAAACCCTGGTTCCCGCCCCCTCTATTTTAATGTCAGCCATTCCCAAAAAATCGCGCTATTTTCTTTCAGCCATGATTCAGAAGTTGGAATTGATGTGGAAGGCACCAGACCTGGGCTGGATTATCACTCTATAGGCCAACGAATCATGAGTGCACAAGAACTGCAGTGGCTCGAGAGTCTTCCGGTTTCCAAGCAAAAAGCCGCTTTTTTGACATGCTGGACACGGAAAGAAGCCTTTGTGAAGGCACATGGCTCAGGACTGAACTTTCCCATGAAGGACCTCACCTTGACATTCTTGCCTCATCAACCGGCCACTATTGTCCACATTGCCGACACCGATTTGGCAAGCCGTCCCTGGGCTATCTATCCGGTCTATCCTCGAATCCGTTATGCGGCGGCCTTGGTCGTGGCTGGTAGACCCCATACCGTCCAATTTTGGAATGCCGATGGGTGGAAGTAAAATCACAGACTCACCAAAATCTTTGATTCCAGCAACAGCTTCTTGCCTTATCACGATCATGGGACTAGAACGCTTTTTCTGGTCCAAGAGGCCCTTACGGCCCTAAAGGCTTAGACGCATAGGCCTTCTGTCCGGTTGACGTGACTCGCCCCCAAGAATAAAATGAGATCCTATTGTCCCGAGAGGGTCATTGGAACAAATTTTTTTTGAAAACCAAATTTTGGCACGATAAGTTTAAGAAGGAGGGATTATGTCTTTATTGATTACTGAAGAATGTATTAATTGTGGGGCGTGCTTACCCGAATGCCCAAACGAGGCCATCTTTGAAACCCGTAGCGCTGCTGAAGAAAAGGGAAACAAAGTCGGTGAAGGGCAAGGAGAAGGTGACACCGTCTATGTCATTACCTACGAGCGGTGTACCGAATGCGTCGGTCACTTTGACGAACCTCAATGCGCGGCGGTGTGTCCGGTGGATGATTGTTGTATTTCCGACCCAGAAATCCCTGAAACCACCGAAGTCTTGTTAGAAAAGGCGAAAACACTTAACCCCGACAAAGAAATCGATCCCGCCAAAGTATGGAGCGGCGTTCGAAACTAAATTACGCGGTCATTGCCAGCGATAAAAAAGCCCGCTCTCTTATCGAGAGCGGGCTTTTTTATTTTCGATCTTTATCAAACTACCTCGGGATAAACCCAAAACCGATCGGAACCAGCCTTTTTCTTAACTAGTAGGAAAATCTAGGCATTTTGCAAATCTCCGATTCGTACGGATACAAACTTGGACACCCCAGGCTCCTCCATGGTCACCCCAAATAATGAGTCGGCAATTTCCATGGTACGTTTATTGTGGGTAATCACCAAAAATTGTGAAAGATCAGTCAATTGAGTCAAGAATCTCGCAAAGCGAATCACGTTGGGTTCATCCAACGGCGCATCCACCTCGTCAAGGATACAAAAGGGTGATGGTTTGATAAGAAAACTGGCGAATAACAACGCGAGCACGGTAAGGGCTTTCTCTCCCCCCGATAACATGGAGAGATTCTTGAGCCGTTTTCCAGGAGGCTGGGCCACAATATCCACACCAGCATCCAAGTAATTACCTTCCCCGTCCTCCTCTGATTCCGGCAGAGCCAAGACTAACTCTGCATGTCCTCCGGCAAACAGCGCAGAAAATACCTCCCCGAATTTTTCCTGCACCGCCTTAAATGTTTCCTCAAACATTTGATTCGTGGTTTGGCTCAAGCGGTCGATAATTTCTTGCAATGATTGGATCGACTCGGATAAATCTGCTTCCTGTTTGGTCAGAAATTGGAAACGCTCTTCCAGCTCACGATGTTCCTCAATCGCCGCCAAATTGATAGGACCCATTCGTTCCAATCGCCCTCGGATCGTGCCGACCCGCTCCCGCCAGGCGGTTGGGCCTTCCGCGGTATGTTCAGAACCATCAGAGTCTTCAGAAAACGATATTGGCTCCGAAAGATCTTCAACAGACTGCCCATAGGTGCCGGTTAAAGTATCGACGACAGTCTGCCACCGTGTTCGCACTTCGGCTAACTGCACCTCAAGGGCGGCTCGCTTATCTCGGGTGGAGGTAAATTGTTTCCGGATATCGGCCAACCGCTGTTCAAACTCCCGGACCCGACTCATGCCAGCATGGTGGCGCTCCTCCAAGGTTTGCAATTCTCCTCGGAGCGTGTCTTTCTGTTGCTCGAGATTCTTGAATAATATCTCGGCGCGATTCTGTTCAGCCTGGCTTTCCTGAGCTTTTATTTCCAGGGTTTGAACTTTTTCCGCCAATAGACGTATCCGTGATTGTCGAGCCTCTTCTTCCTGCTGAATCCGATCCGAATCAGCCTGCGTGCGCTCTCGTCGCTCATGTAAAGTCGTGCGGGTCAGTCGGGCACCGGTCAATTGTTCATATAAACGGGAGGTCTCAGCTTCAACCTCCTGAAGCTGGGCCACTAACCTGTCCAAATCCGACTGTTGGGTCGTCTGCTCCTGCGCCAATTGTCCGAGGCGATCACGACAGGTTTGGCTTTGTTCTTTCAGGCGAACGAGACCGGCCTGGTTGGAGGCTAATTCCTGAGTTACCGATTGCACCTGCTCTTCAACATCCGCAATCTGCTGTTCAAAATTACTGACCTCATTTTCTGCCATGAGGACATTCCGTTCGGACTCCTTCAGCAACTCATCTAGCGTCCGTAATTGTTCCTTGGCTGCTTCGTGCTCTTGCCGTAATTCTTTATGCCGACGTTCCGTCGCTTCAAGACGTTGTCCAATATCCGCAATGTGGCTTTCTAAGGTTCGTACTTCGCGTCTTCGCTGAAGGACGCCACTCGAATCTCCGGTTGATCCTCCACTCACCAACCCTGATGTTTCGACAATCTCTCCAGAAAGCGTCGCGAAAAGAGGGGCTGTGGGTCCAACCCATCGACGCTGACGAACTAAGGCCAAGGCTTGATCAAGATTTTGAATAACCACCACGCGCTGCAAGAGAGAATGAACCACAGCCTTCAATTCCTCAGGAACACCTACCATTTCTGCGGCGCGCCCCATTACGCCTTCCTGTAATTGCAGCTCAGACCACCAATCCGGCACTTGCCCTTGAGTAATGTCATAGGGTTGTGAGGGAATGAATGTACCTCGACCTAAGTCATGCTCTTTCATGAATTGTAGCGCTTGAAGAATATCGCTCTCTCCATCAACTACCCAGGCACGAATATGTTCGCCCAAGGCCGCTTCAACCGCTTGCTCAATTTGCTGAGGAACGTCAAGACACTCACCTACGGCTTCTTTCACCCCCTGGTACGTCTGGCGGATGGATGAACTTTCTGCTCCACCTTCGTACCCAAATTCTTCCTGGAGCACGGCTTGAAGAGCTGCCAGACGGGACTCTGCCGCAGCTTGCTCGGTTTTCCCGTTAACCCGTTGCTGTTCCACATCACGAATTTGCTGATCGAGTTGGGAAAGCTGTAACAATATCTCTTCACGATGAGCACGTGTCGATTGAACTTGTGTGGTCAGCTGCCCAAGCTTTTCACGGGCATCAACCAACTTATCTCGAATGTCTGTAAGGTCGGTTTCACCAAGTGATTGATCCTCCTGAAGTTGCCGAATTTCACGGCTAAGATCCTCCTGACGTGCATCTAAGTTTTGAAGCCGGGTCTCTGATTGAGTTCGTTCAACTGTTCCCTCTAAAATTTGTTTCCGTAAACTTTCGGCCTGGGCTTGCAAGGATGACCGAGTGTCCACCAGCGCTTGTTCTTCAGCTTCCAGTCGGGCTAGGGTCTGTTCCGCCTGTTGGGCGTCCTCCCTGGCCTGGGTTAACTGCTGTTGCAGCGAGTCAATGGCACCGACCGCATTCGCGGATTCCCGCCCGAGACGATCTTGTTCTTCTACTCCTTGAGCCTGTTGTTCGGTATAGAGTTGGATTCGATGACGTTCCACTTCCAGGACCGTGAGGGTTTGCCCCATTTCATGTTCCAGCTTGCGTAGCTCTTCTTGGGTTTTCCCCACGACTTCCCCATCCCGGAGCTGCTCTTCTTTGAGCTGTTCATGCGTCGCGGTCACCGTCGCTTCTTCAGCCATATGCTCAGCCTCCTGGGCTTCCAGGGCGGAGATTTGATTTTCAAAGTCGGCGCGGTCACGCCCTAATTCTTGGTAATCCCAGCGCAAGACATTCAGCTCGAGAGCCCGACATTCTTCTTGGAGCTTTCCATATTGCTCAGCTTGACGGGCTTGACGCTCGAGTGTCCGAAGCTGTTTTTGGACTTCCCCGATGACATCCCGGACCCGAACCAAATTTTGTTCCGTGGAATTGAGCTTTCGAAGTGCTTCGTTTTTTTGTTTTTTAAACCGTCCGATGCCCGCCGTTTCTTCAATAAAATTCCGACGGTCCTGTGGTGACCCGGACAAAATCTGATCAATATTGCCCTGCTCAATCACCGTATGTCCTTTGGTCCCAGCCCGCGCTTCTAAAAACAGGCTGCGCACATCCTTTAACCGACAGGGAATTTTATTGATGTAATACTCACTGTCTCCATCCCGGTACAACCGCCGAGTGACCATGATTTCTTTATTTCCGGGAAGCTCATCAAACACCCCGGCCACAGATTCCAATTCCTGACTGGTCACATCAGTAACGATCAAGGACACTTCGGCCATGCCCAAAGGCTTTCGGGATTCCGTGCCATTGAAAATCACATCTTCCATTTTCTCGCTTCGGAGAGCCTTGGTACTTTGTTCTCCCAAGACCCACAATATGGAATCCACCACATTGCTTTTGCCAGCTCCATTTGGGCCCACAATAGCGGTAATCCCTTTGGGGAAATCGATTTTGGCTTCGTGGAAGGACTTAAACCCGGAAACGATCATCGACTTGAGTTGCATAAAATCCGTCAGCCTTGTTGGAATGGTGAATACAGGAAATTTATCCGGGGTGATCTAACACAGGTATAGCAAAAAATCAAAGGCAGAGCACTAAATGTCGTGGGTTACCATATATAATACTTCCAAGTATTGTGGTTTTACTGATTTTTATCCACTTCAGGACAACTGCAATATAGCAGACCTTTTTCATTTGCGACCAGGCATGACTAATTCCTTGGGAAGGAGAAATTCCACATCCTCTTCGACGACAGTCAGCTCTTCGACTTCCGTTGCACCCAACCCTTTGAGGTAGGAAACCACTTCTGTGACGAGGACCTCTGGGGCCGAAGCCCCTGCAGTAATCCCAATTGATTCGACCCCCTTGAGCCAATCGCTTTGGATATCTTTATAAGAATCAATGAGATAGCTAGGAATAGCAAAGCGCTCCGCCAATTCACGAAGTCGGTTGGAATTTGAACTGTTGGGCGAACCAATCACAAGAATCAGCTCTACAAACTTGGCTAATTCTTTGACGGCATTTTGGCGATTTTGGGTAGCATAGCAGATATCTTCTTGGTGAGGTCCTTTAATGCCTGGAAACCGCTGATGTAGGGCTTCCACGACTTCGCGGCACTCATCCACACTCAGGGTCGTTTGGGTCACATAGGATAAATGGTCGGTATTTTCCACTTGTAGGTTTTCCACGTCCTCGACAGAGGACACCAAATGAAACTTATCCGGAATTTGCCCCAAAGTCCCAACCACTTCGGGATGCCCAGCATGGCCGATTAATATGAGTTCATAATTATTCGTGTAGTCCCGGTTGACCTCATTGTGGACTTTGATGACAAGCGGACAGGTAGCATCGATCGCTTTTAAGTTTCTCCGCCTCGCATCCTCCCACACACTTTTCGCGACGCCATGGGCGCTAAAAATCACCAAGGCTCCATCGGGCACTTCATCCAATTCCTCGACAAAGACGGCACCGCGTTCACGTAGCGAATTGACGACATGCCGGCTATGCACAATTTCGTGCCGCACATAAATCGGAGCACCGTACCGCTTGAGCGACAGTTCAACAATTTCAATGGCCCGATCAACGCCAGCACAAAATCCTCGCGGATTGGCTAAATATATTTTCTTCACGGAAGCCTCCTTACATTTGCCGGAAATGGGATTCGCCTTGGAAAGTTCAGCAAGGGGAAAAACATAGGTAAAAGTCGAGCCACCTTAGGCTAGGTTTCGCTATTTCGTCAACTTATTTTAAGAGATACGTCGCCCGTAAACAAAGAGAGACGAAATGCGAGCGACAGGAGACGAATTACACCCATCGCCACGCAAAAAGTCCCACAAAGACGGGCCTATTTACCACCGGATGAGAGCGGTTCCCCACGTTAACCCACCACCAAAGGCACCAAGAAGTATAAGGTCGCCTTCGGCAAACTTGTGTTGCCCTTGGGCTGCATCCAAGGCTATGGGCAGGGAAGCCGACGAGGTATTGCCTACCTGCTCAATCATCGAAAACATTTGGGTCGGAGCCAGACGGGCACGGTTGGCAATGGCTCGAAGCATTCGAGCATTCGCTTGATGCGCAATCACCTGAGTAATATCACTAACCTTGAGGTCGAACTCCCGAAGTATGTCTGCGAAAGCCACACTCAACCGCTTAACGCCCGTGCGAAATACTTGGCTGCCTTTCAGCTCAATGGCATGAAGATGATTTTCAACTGTTTCGGCACTGCCTGGAAGTTTCGATCCTCCCGCAGGCACAGTAATAAGGTTACGATATGCCCCATCAGAATATAAACGAATTCCTAAAATTCCTGGCGCCTTGTTCGAGTCCGCTGCCGCTATCCCTTCATCTCTTACCATCACCGCGGCTCCGGCTCCATCGCCAAACAACATGGCACTGGACTTCCGCGTACCATCCAGATATCGGGATTTCACTTCCGCCGCCACGACAAGACAACACCGATATTGCCCGGATCGGATAAAGGAGTCGGCCATCGACAACCCATATAAAAACCCTGTACAAGACGCGGCTAAATCAAATGCAGCCACAGGTCGGGCCTTCAATTTTTGTTGGAGATAACACGCGGTTGACGGGAAAATGGTGTCGGGAGAGGTCGTC
This window encodes:
- a CDS encoding 4Fe-4S dicluster domain-containing protein: MSLLITEECINCGACLPECPNEAIFETRSAAEEKGNKVGEGQGEGDTVYVITYERCTECVGHFDEPQCAAVCPVDDCCISDPEIPETTEVLLEKAKTLNPDKEIDPAKVWSGVRN
- a CDS encoding aminomethyltransferase family protein codes for the protein MKHSPLHSQHQSLGAQIEPVGEWEMSAHYGNPIAEHLAVRKDVGLADLSHRGLLQVTGNDRVSWLQSIISNDILPLQTGQWLYSSFMSHKGKILSYFRVYCLEEFLLVEDTGEVGDTTFQTFRKFLLYGTKAKMKSCSETWGLLLVSGPKAPQLISRAFGIDASNLKIHSFLKHDFNGQQLLIAKTEETGEHDFELFAPFDVLPAVWEQVWASGTPLGLHAFGTQTRETLRIEAGIPKLGPDLNEQIVPPEANLEGKAFSLTKGCYPGQEVVARMDTYGSVKRRLVGLVIETPVNQVPSPGTKIYKGDREVGWISSATYSPSLQKTIALAFPLRDFTIPKTELSIAHDQHHYPAFVQPLPFYPAR
- a CDS encoding 4'-phosphopantetheinyl transferase family protein encodes the protein MWRGIVDLPPSRLQVYQESLSREEQERAQRFRFLQHQTRFISTRGVLRSLLGHYLTLAPQEIELDSSPQGKPFVANPGSRPLYFNVSHSQKIALFSFSHDSEVGIDVEGTRPGLDYHSIGQRIMSAQELQWLESLPVSKQKAAFLTCWTRKEAFVKAHGSGLNFPMKDLTLTFLPHQPATIVHIADTDLASRPWAIYPVYPRIRYAAALVVAGRPHTVQFWNADGWK
- a CDS encoding response regulator, which gives rise to MDSPKTVLVAVSDVFFYTKIRDAFKPAGFTLQRIKSETDVEAKAIELHPVAIVLDMNDPRLNGKQALQTLKGHPELKHIPVLAFANHEEVDTWRAAKELGIDKIVSRNEFSSRTLALLEEVTKQVSS
- a CDS encoding DMT family transporter → MSGPRESAAYAALITAAVVWGGSIVAQKVALGAFSAVEVSVFRGIGALGILIPLWWWKDQASTKWAFKDIGILSALGMGVLGNHLLILYGLQFIDAGAAGVIIGASPTITAVLSSLFLKDVPFSRVWVGCAISFVGVAIVSGGNASGDPGDKPLLGGILVVLALVSWALYTIGSRHVMERMTPLTVNWTTLLISILIQIPLLWTDHKVLDVGLASVSASGWMALVYVVVFATALGQQAWLYGVSGIGPSRAGVFINLIPVSSLLLSLIILGESFDVVKIIGIILVLSGVWLVTRSSTS
- a CDS encoding tetratricopeptide repeat protein gives rise to the protein MNIQDFVQQGEGLQEDKMTAWDLFQQAYDHQMKGKLDEAIKLYQRSIDTFPTAEAHTFLGWTYSFMGQLHEAIEECHRAIATDPDFGNPYNDIGAYLIELDQLDEAIPWLEKATKAKRYESPAFPHMNLGRIYEKQGDWDHAIDCYKTAVTLNPKYESAKRAMMRLITLMN
- the smc gene encoding chromosome segregation protein SMC, whose amino-acid sequence is MQLKSMIVSGFKSFHEAKIDFPKGITAIVGPNGAGKSNVVDSILWVLGEQSTKALRSEKMEDVIFNGTESRKPLGMAEVSLIVTDVTSQELESVAGVFDELPGNKEIMVTRRLYRDGDSEYYINKIPCRLKDVRSLFLEARAGTKGHTVIEQGNIDQILSGSPQDRRNFIEETAGIGRFKKQKNEALRKLNSTEQNLVRVRDVIGEVQKQLRTLERQARQAEQYGKLQEECRALELNVLRWDYQELGRDRADFENQISALEAQEAEHMAEEATVTATHEQLKEEQLRDGEVVGKTQEELRKLEHEMGQTLTVLEVERHRIQLYTEQQAQGVEEQDRLGRESANAVGAIDSLQQQLTQAREDAQQAEQTLARLEAEEQALVDTRSSLQAQAESLRKQILEGTVERTQSETRLQNLDARQEDLSREIRQLQEDQSLGETDLTDIRDKLVDAREKLGQLTTQVQSTRAHREEILLQLSQLDQQIRDVEQQRVNGKTEQAAAESRLAALQAVLQEEFGYEGGAESSSIRQTYQGVKEAVGECLDVPQQIEQAVEAALGEHIRAWVVDGESDILQALQFMKEHDLGRGTFIPSQPYDITQGQVPDWWSELQLQEGVMGRAAEMVGVPEELKAVVHSLLQRVVVIQNLDQALALVRQRRWVGPTAPLFATLSGEIVETSGLVSGGSTGDSSGVLQRRREVRTLESHIADIGQRLEATERRHKELRQEHEAAKEQLRTLDELLKESERNVLMAENEVSNFEQQIADVEEQVQSVTQELASNQAGLVRLKEQSQTCRDRLGQLAQEQTTQQSDLDRLVAQLQEVEAETSRLYEQLTGARLTRTTLHERRERTQADSDRIQQEEEARQSRIRLLAEKVQTLEIKAQESQAEQNRAEILFKNLEQQKDTLRGELQTLEERHHAGMSRVREFEQRLADIRKQFTSTRDKRAALEVQLAEVRTRWQTVVDTLTGTYGQSVEDLSEPISFSEDSDGSEHTAEGPTAWRERVGTIRGRLERMGPINLAAIEEHRELEERFQFLTKQEADLSESIQSLQEIIDRLSQTTNQMFEETFKAVQEKFGEVFSALFAGGHAELVLALPESEEDGEGNYLDAGVDIVAQPPGKRLKNLSMLSGGEKALTVLALLFASFLIKPSPFCILDEVDAPLDEPNVIRFARFLTQLTDLSQFLVITHNKRTMEIADSLFGVTMEEPGVSKFVSVRIGDLQNA
- a CDS encoding nuclear transport factor 2 family protein, with translation MLKERIEEVTRANEDFYGAFECLDIMKMDGIWAHQEYVTCIHPGWSIRVGWPLVRDSWVVIFNNVFSMAFSLTELQVQVAGDLAWVICTENITSRHGDDTQNSRVVATNLFERFDEGWKMIHHHGSPLME